From the Billgrantia sulfidoxydans genome, one window contains:
- the ercA gene encoding alcohol dehydrogenase-like regulatory protein ErcA yields the protein MSSSIAQLRKFVAPEIIFGDGSRHAVANYAQTFGAHRILLVSDPGVLAAGWVAEVEADLAACGIPCHRFLQVSPNPRAEEVMAGAAVYRDYGCDAIVAVGGGSPMDCAKGIGIVVAHDGHILDFEGVDTIRVPIPPLIFIPSTAGTSADVSQFAIISDPQRRMKFSIISKSVVPDVSLIDPQVTLTMDPFLTACTGVDALVHAIEAFVSTGSGPLTDSHALEAMRLINANLVALVDNPHDGELRAQVMLGSMQAGLAFSNAILGAVHAMSHSLGGFLDLPHGLCNSMLLEHVVAFNFEAAPERFTRVAQTLGIDCRGLSQNMVKQRLLAHLVELKRAVGLAGTLGGAGVRSSDVPFLAEHAVEDPCILTNPRRSCLRDVAVVYEEAL from the coding sequence ATGTCGAGCAGCATCGCCCAGTTACGCAAGTTCGTGGCCCCCGAGATCATCTTCGGCGACGGCTCCCGTCACGCCGTCGCCAACTACGCCCAGACCTTCGGGGCGCACCGCATCCTGCTGGTCTCCGACCCGGGGGTGCTGGCCGCCGGCTGGGTCGCCGAGGTCGAGGCCGACCTGGCCGCCTGCGGCATTCCCTGTCACCGCTTTCTGCAGGTGTCGCCGAACCCGCGGGCCGAGGAGGTCATGGCGGGGGCTGCGGTCTACCGCGACTACGGCTGCGATGCCATCGTCGCGGTGGGCGGCGGTAGTCCAATGGACTGCGCCAAGGGCATCGGCATCGTGGTGGCCCACGACGGCCACATTCTCGACTTCGAAGGCGTCGACACCATTCGCGTGCCGATCCCGCCGCTGATCTTCATTCCCTCGACGGCGGGCACCTCGGCCGACGTCTCCCAGTTCGCGATCATCTCCGATCCCCAGCGGCGCATGAAGTTCTCGATCATCAGCAAGTCGGTGGTGCCCGACGTCTCGCTGATCGACCCTCAGGTCACGCTGACCATGGATCCGTTCCTCACCGCCTGCACCGGGGTCGATGCGCTGGTGCACGCCATCGAGGCCTTTGTCTCCACCGGTAGCGGGCCGCTGACCGACAGCCACGCGCTGGAGGCGATGCGGCTGATCAACGCCAACCTGGTGGCGCTGGTCGACAACCCCCACGATGGCGAGCTGCGCGCCCAGGTCATGCTGGGCAGCATGCAGGCGGGGCTGGCCTTCTCCAACGCCATCCTCGGCGCGGTGCACGCCATGTCGCACAGCCTGGGCGGCTTTCTCGACCTGCCCCACGGGCTGTGCAACTCGATGCTCCTCGAGCACGTGGTCGCCTTCAACTTCGAGGCCGCCCCGGAGCGCTTCACGCGGGTGGCGCAGACGCTCGGCATCGACTGCCGCGGGCTGTCGCAGAACATGGTCAAGCAGCGGCTTCTCGCCCACCTGGTCGAGCTCAAGCGGGCCGTGGGCCTCGCCGGAACGCTGGGCGGCGCCGGCGTGCGCAGCAGCGACGTGCCGTTTCTGGCCGAACACGCCGTGGAGGATCCCTGCATCCTGACCAACCCGCGGCGCTCCTGCCTGCGCGACGTGGCGGTGGTCTACGAAGAGGCACTCTAG
- the pqqB gene encoding pyrroloquinoline quinone biosynthesis protein PqqB, which yields MQVLILGSAAGGGFPQWNCNCDNCRGVRQGRVGLSPRTQSSIAVSMDGERWLLCNASPDIRAQLNAHPALWPTRGLRDSGIAEVLLVDAQIDHVSGLLSLREGCPFDVWCTPRVHDDLSSGFPLFPMLRHWNGGLAWREIPLADACERCTFRVPSCPELEITALSLSSNAPPYSPRRGSPATGDNLGLLFHDRLTGGALFYAPGLGEPSDAARALMAEADCVLVDGTLWHDDEMARLGITDATGREMGHLALAGEGGMIAELDALPETTRRILIHINNTNPILDETSAERAVLDRHGIEVAHDGMQLTL from the coding sequence ATGCAGGTGCTCATACTCGGCTCGGCTGCCGGCGGCGGTTTTCCGCAATGGAACTGCAACTGTGACAACTGCCGTGGGGTGCGCCAGGGGCGCGTCGGCCTGAGCCCCAGGACCCAATCCTCCATCGCCGTCAGCATGGACGGCGAGCGCTGGCTGTTGTGCAACGCCTCGCCCGATATCCGCGCCCAGCTCAACGCCCATCCGGCGCTCTGGCCGACCCGTGGCCTGCGTGACAGCGGCATCGCCGAGGTGCTGCTCGTGGATGCCCAGATCGATCACGTCAGCGGCCTGCTGTCGCTGCGCGAAGGGTGCCCCTTCGACGTCTGGTGCACGCCTCGCGTGCATGATGACCTTTCCAGCGGCTTCCCGCTGTTTCCCATGCTGCGCCACTGGAACGGTGGGCTCGCCTGGCGCGAGATTCCGCTGGCGGACGCATGCGAGCGTTGCACCTTCCGGGTGCCGAGCTGCCCCGAACTCGAGATCACTGCACTCTCGCTGAGCTCCAATGCGCCACCTTACTCTCCCCGCCGCGGTTCGCCGGCGACCGGCGACAACCTGGGGCTGCTGTTCCACGACAGGCTGACGGGCGGCGCGCTCTTCTACGCGCCCGGCCTGGGAGAGCCGAGCGACGCGGCGCGGGCGCTGATGGCCGAGGCCGACTGCGTGCTGGTGGATGGCACCCTGTGGCACGACGACGAGATGGCGCGTCTGGGCATCACCGACGCCACCGGGCGCGAGATGGGGCATCTGGCCCTGGCCGGGGAGGGCGGCATGATCGCCGAGCTCGACGCACTGCCCGAGACGACGCGGCGCATCCTTATTCATATCAACAACACCAACCCGATCCTGGACGAAACCTCGGCCGAGCGCGCCGTGCTCGACCGGCACGGCATCGAGGTCGCCCACGACGGCATGCAGCTCACCCTGTAG
- the pqqC gene encoding pyrroloquinoline-quinone synthase PqqC has product MNIVETPTAAALTPEAFRQALLAKGAYYHIHHPYQVDMAEGRATPEQIRGWVANRFYYQVMIPQKDAALLANCPDAATRRRWIQRLLDHDGRDDDAGGIEAWLTLGEAVGLTRDELWAQEHVLPGVRFAVDAYVNFVRRASWQEAAISSLTELFAPQAHQSRLDTWPGHYPWIDEAGYGYFRKRLKEARRDVDHGLEVALAVCTTAAAQQRALEILQFKLDVLWSMLDAMTLAYQLGRPPYHSVTDRAVFHRGVA; this is encoded by the coding sequence ATGAACATCGTTGAAACACCGACCGCCGCTGCGCTGACGCCCGAGGCTTTCCGCCAGGCCCTGCTGGCCAAGGGGGCCTACTACCATATCCATCACCCCTACCAGGTCGACATGGCCGAGGGGCGCGCCACGCCGGAGCAGATCCGCGGCTGGGTCGCCAACCGCTTCTACTACCAGGTGATGATCCCGCAGAAGGATGCCGCGCTGCTGGCCAACTGCCCCGATGCCGCCACCCGCCGCCGCTGGATCCAGCGCCTGCTCGACCACGACGGTCGCGATGACGACGCCGGCGGCATCGAGGCATGGCTGACCCTGGGCGAGGCGGTCGGGCTGACCCGCGATGAACTGTGGGCCCAGGAGCACGTGCTGCCCGGCGTGCGCTTCGCCGTCGACGCCTACGTCAACTTCGTGCGCCGGGCGAGCTGGCAGGAGGCGGCGATCTCGTCGCTGACCGAGCTGTTCGCCCCCCAGGCGCACCAGAGCCGGCTCGACACCTGGCCGGGTCACTACCCCTGGATCGACGAGGCCGGCTACGGCTACTTCCGCAAGCGCCTCAAGGAGGCCCGACGCGACGTCGACCATGGCCTCGAGGTGGCGCTGGCGGTGTGCACCACCGCCGCCGCCCAGCAGCGCGCCCTGGAGATCCTGCAGTTCAAGCTCGATGTGCTGTGGAGCATGCTCGACGCCATGACCCTGGCCTACCAGCTCGGGCGCCCGCCCTACCACAGCGTGACCGATCGGGCCGTGTTCCATCGGGGGGTGGCATGA
- the pqqA gene encoding pyrroloquinoline quinone precursor peptide PqqA, which produces MWTKPSFRDLRLGFEVTLYIANR; this is translated from the coding sequence ATGTGGACCAAGCCCAGCTTTCGTGACCTGCGCCTCGGTTTCGAGGTCACCCTCTACATCGCCAACCGCTGA
- a CDS encoding PAS domain-containing hybrid sensor histidine kinase/response regulator, which produces MKKPSDPDGLSVSELIGLGSQSARKSYYPELTARMAELEAERNRYKWLFENALHGIFQASLSGGLRAANPALASMLGDDDVAATLARCTTLAALFADPADACEVQRRLLAEGRLVGYTTHLRGGGGRSVPVAMTVVQKPTSDEEVVMEAFVADITEREQARRRLEQLNEQLEARVQDRTRELERLNDELRQEIAERRRIEAELREARDAAEQANRSKDRYLAAASHDLLQPMNSARLLVATLLERRLAGEVQDLAQRIHLSLEGAEELLTDLLDIARLDQDRVEPQLEPFALRDLTESLAAEFSSLADSQGLAFRHCVTDAWVVSDYRLLARVLRNLLANACRYTRQGGVLLGTRRRGEALWIEVWDSGSGIPADQLGAIFREFHQVGARHARDRKGVGLGLAIVERIVARLEHEVTVRSWPGRGSCFAVRVPLGPSGRQPRLAAPPALSEAGLSGYRVLVIDNEPSILASMQDLLGGWGMTCMLALDAEEALAASPPPPDLLLVDLHLDEGLTGDELVRWLREHWGRPQLPAVIITAERSDAWLQRLRAARLPYLNKPLRPGKLRAVLSQLLSSTGEE; this is translated from the coding sequence GTGAAGAAACCCTCCGACCCCGATGGGCTCTCGGTCAGCGAGCTGATCGGCCTGGGCAGCCAGTCGGCGCGCAAGAGCTACTACCCCGAACTGACGGCGCGCATGGCCGAACTCGAGGCCGAGCGCAACCGCTACAAGTGGCTGTTCGAGAATGCCCTGCACGGTATCTTCCAGGCGTCGCTGAGCGGCGGGCTGCGGGCCGCCAATCCCGCGCTCGCGAGCATGCTGGGCGACGATGACGTGGCCGCCACCCTGGCCCGCTGCACCACCCTGGCGGCCCTGTTCGCCGATCCCGCGGATGCCTGCGAGGTGCAGCGGCGCCTGCTCGCCGAAGGCCGGCTCGTCGGCTACACCACCCACCTGCGCGGCGGCGGCGGGCGCAGCGTGCCGGTGGCGATGACGGTGGTGCAGAAGCCAACCTCGGACGAGGAGGTGGTGATGGAGGCCTTCGTCGCCGACATCACCGAGCGTGAGCAGGCGCGGCGCCGTCTCGAGCAGCTCAACGAGCAGCTCGAGGCGCGTGTCCAGGATCGCACCCGCGAGCTCGAGCGCCTCAACGACGAACTGCGCCAGGAGATCGCCGAACGCCGGCGCATCGAGGCCGAGCTGCGCGAGGCGCGCGACGCCGCGGAGCAGGCCAACCGCAGCAAGGATCGCTACCTGGCCGCCGCCAGCCACGACCTGCTGCAGCCGATGAACTCCGCGCGGCTGCTGGTGGCCACCCTGCTCGAGCGCCGCCTGGCGGGCGAGGTCCAGGACCTGGCGCAGCGTATCCACCTGTCGCTGGAGGGCGCCGAGGAGCTGCTCACCGACCTGCTGGACATCGCCCGTCTCGACCAGGACCGGGTCGAGCCGCAGCTCGAGCCCTTCGCCCTGCGCGACCTGACCGAGTCGCTGGCGGCGGAATTCTCCTCGCTGGCCGACAGCCAGGGCCTTGCGTTCCGGCACTGCGTTACCGACGCCTGGGTCGTCAGCGACTACCGGCTGCTGGCCCGGGTACTGCGCAACCTGCTCGCCAACGCCTGCCGCTATACGCGCCAGGGTGGGGTGCTGCTGGGCACACGTCGCCGCGGCGAGGCGCTCTGGATCGAGGTGTGGGACAGCGGCTCGGGCATCCCCGCGGATCAGCTCGGGGCGATCTTTCGCGAATTTCACCAGGTCGGGGCGCGCCACGCCCGCGACCGCAAGGGGGTGGGGCTGGGCCTGGCCATCGTCGAGCGCATCGTCGCGCGGCTCGAGCACGAGGTGACGGTGCGCTCCTGGCCCGGGCGGGGCTCCTGCTTCGCGGTACGGGTGCCGCTGGGGCCCTCGGGCCGCCAGCCGCGCCTGGCGGCCCCCCCTGCGCTGTCCGAGGCCGGCCTGAGTGGCTATCGAGTGCTGGTGATCGACAACGAGCCGAGCATCCTGGCCAGCATGCAGGACCTGCTCGGCGGCTGGGGCATGACCTGCATGCTGGCGCTGGATGCCGAGGAGGCGCTCGCCGCCTCGCCGCCGCCACCGGACCTCCTGCTGGTGGACCTGCATCTGGACGAAGGGCTGACCGGCGACGAGCTGGTGCGGTGGCTTCGCGAGCACTGGGGCCGCCCGCAACTGCCGGCGGTCATCATCACCGCCGAGCGCAGCGACGCCTGGCTGCAGCGCCTGCGCGCGGCTCGCCTGCCGTACCTGAACAAGCCGCTGCGCCCGGGCAAGCTGCGCGCCGTGCTCAGCCAGTTGCTCTCCAGCACCGGCGAGGAGTAG
- a CDS encoding c-type cytochrome — MKRTLHEAIAMLLGVLPLLGSAIPSLAEDTFSTEQMALMAGACANCHGTDGRLAGSVPTIAGRPAAVLEARLLAFKRDEASDATVMNRIAKGFSDEELAALAGHFSAIDPQADEAWETEQGAQE, encoded by the coding sequence ATGAAACGGACCCTTCACGAGGCGATCGCGATGCTGCTCGGCGTGCTGCCGCTGCTGGGAAGCGCTATCCCAAGCCTTGCCGAAGACACCTTCTCCACCGAGCAGATGGCCCTCATGGCGGGCGCCTGCGCCAACTGCCACGGCACCGACGGACGACTGGCCGGCAGCGTGCCGACCATCGCCGGGAGGCCCGCCGCCGTTCTCGAAGCGCGACTGCTCGCCTTCAAGCGCGACGAGGCGAGCGATGCCACCGTCATGAACCGTATCGCCAAGGGCTTCAGCGACGAGGAACTGGCTGCCCTGGCCGGCCATTTTTCCGCCATCGACCCACAGGCCGACGAGGCCTGGGAAACCGAACAGGGAGCACAGGAGTGA
- a CDS encoding DUF2189 domain-containing protein, whose product MNAATRSAGQPSTPNVKIIINPIGMDRPKAWLSAGFEDFRQAAAVSLAYGMFWVGLSIAITAGAVLLDLWHWLLPLVAGFMFLGPLVAVGSYGISRALEEGRAPHLGDAFGAWRPHAGQLAMMGVMMMIFFLAWIRLATLLFALFFGFEAPGAVELYASLLTTPDGLGLIAVGTAVGAVLAFGAFSISVVAIPTLMDQDLTFMEGIEASVRAVARNFRPMLLWAVILTACVLVGVLTFYIGLALILPVLGHASWHAYEDLVRCEQKDGEA is encoded by the coding sequence ATGAATGCAGCCACAAGAAGTGCCGGACAGCCCTCCACTCCCAACGTCAAGATCATCATCAACCCGATCGGCATGGACAGGCCCAAGGCCTGGCTGTCGGCCGGCTTCGAGGACTTCCGTCAGGCCGCGGCGGTCAGCCTCGCCTACGGCATGTTCTGGGTCGGCCTGAGTATTGCCATCACGGCAGGTGCCGTCTTACTCGACCTGTGGCACTGGCTGCTGCCACTGGTGGCGGGCTTCATGTTCCTCGGGCCGCTGGTGGCGGTCGGCTCCTATGGCATCAGCCGTGCCCTCGAGGAGGGGCGCGCGCCGCACCTGGGCGACGCCTTCGGCGCCTGGCGCCCGCACGCGGGGCAACTGGCGATGATGGGCGTGATGATGATGATCTTCTTTCTCGCCTGGATCCGCCTGGCCACGCTGCTGTTCGCGCTCTTCTTCGGCTTCGAGGCGCCTGGGGCGGTCGAACTCTACGCCTCCCTGCTGACCACCCCGGACGGGCTTGGCCTGATAGCGGTGGGCACCGCAGTGGGGGCCGTGCTGGCCTTCGGCGCCTTCTCCATCAGCGTGGTGGCCATCCCGACCCTGATGGACCAGGACCTGACCTTCATGGAGGGCATCGAAGCCAGCGTGCGTGCCGTGGCGCGCAACTTCCGGCCGATGCTGCTGTGGGCCGTCATCCTGACCGCGTGCGTGCTGGTGGGAGTGCTGACCTTCTACATCGGTCTGGCGCTGATCCTGCCGGTGCTGGGGCATGCCAGCTGGCACGCCTACGAGGACCTGGTGCGCTGCGAACAGAAGGACGGGGAGGCGTGA
- a CDS encoding molybdopterin-dependent oxidoreductase, with amino-acid sequence MSSLWPGRAVLTVSLFLLSSVALPLMAEPLPPPQGDVLLRVVGDIEHPNVGEELHLDRAMLKSLPQGVIETSTPWTEGVGRFEGPLLRALLEAAGTRSDHVRIRALNEYESEVPVADFHAYDVILALERDGEPIAVRDLGPMFVLYPFDEHPELLNETIRHRSVWHVGSVHVP; translated from the coding sequence ATGTCTTCATTGTGGCCTGGTCGCGCCGTCTTGACCGTCAGCTTGTTTCTCCTGTCCAGCGTTGCCTTGCCGCTGATGGCGGAGCCGTTGCCACCCCCGCAGGGCGACGTGCTGCTCAGGGTGGTGGGCGATATCGAGCACCCCAACGTCGGTGAGGAGCTGCATCTTGATCGCGCGATGCTGAAGTCCCTCCCCCAGGGTGTGATCGAGACGAGCACCCCCTGGACCGAGGGCGTCGGCCGCTTCGAGGGGCCACTGCTGCGCGCCCTGCTGGAGGCGGCCGGCACCCGCAGCGACCATGTGCGGATCCGGGCGCTGAACGAGTACGAATCCGAGGTGCCGGTCGCCGACTTTCATGCCTATGACGTCATCCTGGCCCTCGAACGCGACGGGGAGCCCATTGCCGTACGTGACCTGGGGCCGATGTTCGTCCTCTATCCCTTCGACGAGCATCCGGAGTTGCTCAACGAAACCATTCGCCACCGTTCGGTATGGCATGTGGGCAGCGTCCATGTCCCCTAA
- the pqqE gene encoding pyrroloquinoline quinone biosynthesis protein PqqE — protein sequence MTDRTHTAAVNGATGAPLWLLAELTYRCPLQCAYCSNPLDFAAVKEELATEEWLDVLAQARAMGAVQMGFSGGEPLVRQDLETLVAEARRLGFYTNLITSGLGLDEARIAALHAAGLDHIQISLQASDPDVAAAVAGSPKAHARKLAMARAVKAAGYPMVLNVVLHRHNIDELDAIIALCDELGADAVELANCQMYGWAQLNREGLLPSREQLETAEATTARWRERLAAQGRDMRLLFVVPDYYNDRPKACMGGWGAIFMTVVPDGAVLPCHSARILPMTFPNVRERPLREIWYDSEAFNRYRGDGWMREPCRRCDERHRDVGGCRCQAYLLTGDAAATDPVCSLSPEHHLIEAARHQAEAGERSVTGLTPRNVHESRVFCRR from the coding sequence ATGACTGACCGTACTCACACCGCTGCCGTCAACGGTGCCACCGGCGCCCCGCTGTGGCTGCTCGCCGAGCTGACCTACCGCTGCCCGCTGCAGTGCGCCTACTGCTCCAATCCGCTCGACTTCGCCGCGGTGAAGGAGGAGCTCGCCACCGAGGAGTGGCTGGACGTGCTGGCCCAGGCCCGCGCCATGGGCGCGGTGCAGATGGGCTTCTCCGGCGGCGAGCCGCTGGTGCGCCAGGACCTCGAGACCCTGGTCGCCGAGGCGCGCCGGCTCGGCTTCTATACCAACCTGATCACCTCCGGGCTGGGGCTCGACGAGGCGCGCATCGCGGCGCTGCACGCGGCCGGCCTTGACCATATCCAGATCAGCCTGCAGGCCTCCGACCCGGACGTCGCCGCGGCGGTGGCCGGCTCGCCCAAGGCCCACGCCAGGAAACTCGCCATGGCCCGCGCGGTCAAGGCCGCCGGTTACCCGATGGTGCTCAACGTGGTGCTGCATCGTCACAACATCGACGAGCTCGACGCCATCATCGCCCTGTGCGACGAGCTGGGTGCCGACGCCGTGGAGCTGGCCAACTGCCAGATGTACGGCTGGGCGCAGCTCAATCGCGAGGGGCTGCTGCCGAGCCGCGAGCAGCTCGAAACGGCCGAGGCCACCACCGCGCGCTGGCGCGAGCGGCTGGCGGCGCAGGGGCGCGACATGCGCCTGCTGTTCGTGGTGCCCGACTACTACAACGACCGTCCCAAGGCGTGCATGGGCGGCTGGGGGGCGATCTTCATGACCGTGGTGCCCGACGGCGCGGTGCTGCCGTGCCACAGCGCACGGATACTGCCGATGACCTTTCCCAACGTGCGCGAGCGGCCGCTGCGCGAGATCTGGTACGACAGCGAGGCCTTCAACCGCTACCGCGGCGATGGCTGGATGCGCGAGCCGTGCCGCCGCTGCGACGAGCGCCACCGGGACGTCGGCGGCTGCCGCTGCCAGGCCTACCTGCTCACCGGTGACGCCGCCGCCACCGACCCGGTCTGTTCGCTGTCGCCGGAGCACCACCTGATCGAGGCCGCCCGCCATCAGGCCGAGGCCGGCGAGCGCTCCGTTACCGGCCTGACCCCGCGCAACGTGCACGAGTCACGGGTGTTCTGCCGCCGGTGA
- a CDS encoding ATP-binding protein, which yields MLRYPLRLKLGAAAALMFFTAALVVVGLTAWRQEQLHQSVIEDAAWHAYKLDRDITQLRSDLALHTANVSSLEALRLRFELIYSRVNLLQRGDISRALAQVSLADRLLSDLIVLIDDLDRLLQEIAQLEEGERWVLADRLERVGGLTEQLIIAVNGHLAESATHDRKVLQTLYALLLALILAMSLAAMLVIVFLVREARDNAEARRSLESLSRKLQFTARRAEAASQSKSEFLATVSHEIRTPLNGVIGMSDLLLDQPIDAQSREYARTLHVSAARLLELINDILDFSKIESGKLELERRPFRLAALIDDACELFAPRARGKGLALVTQISPVLPESLMGDPTRLRQVLLNLLSNAIKFTEQGEVRVEATLSAQGRLNLAVCDTGPGIPEDKLAWLFEPFRQGDASTARRYGGTGLGLAICRRLAEAMGGAIGVDSHPGRGSRFWIELPLEPSHGEHEPETPEPAKLEPAVGVRVLLVEDDPVNQQVAVALLERHGCHVSVVESGSRALELAASETFDLIFMDVQMPGMDGLETTRRLRAAGGWCARVPIVAMTAGGPGAERERCLMAGMTDYLVKPLRRDELAASLRHGLSGRALPGTSDPAPAEGSPDGIVDEDVLVELQETLGAEALATLLAVHREQLQQHAENLHAAWERDDMARLEQGAHRIKGESGSLGGRRLAGIAQRLERFARAEQRREAAAELQVLLASIPVTLAALEGWLEARREER from the coding sequence ATGCTGCGCTACCCGCTACGACTGAAGCTGGGGGCGGCGGCGGCCCTGATGTTCTTCACCGCCGCCCTGGTGGTGGTGGGGCTGACCGCCTGGCGTCAGGAGCAGCTCCACCAGAGCGTGATCGAAGACGCGGCCTGGCACGCCTACAAGCTCGACCGCGACATCACCCAGCTGCGCAGCGACCTGGCGTTGCACACGGCCAATGTAAGCTCCCTGGAGGCGCTGAGACTGCGCTTCGAACTGATCTACAGTCGCGTCAATCTGCTGCAGCGCGGCGACATCAGTCGCGCCCTCGCCCAGGTGTCCCTGGCCGACCGGCTGCTGTCCGACCTGATCGTGCTCATTGACGACCTGGATCGCCTGCTCCAGGAGATCGCCCAGCTGGAAGAGGGGGAGCGCTGGGTATTGGCCGACCGCCTGGAGCGCGTGGGGGGGCTGACCGAGCAGCTGATCATCGCCGTCAACGGCCACCTGGCCGAGTCGGCGACCCATGATCGCAAGGTGCTGCAGACCCTCTATGCCCTGTTGCTGGCGCTGATCCTGGCCATGAGCCTGGCCGCCATGCTGGTGATCGTCTTTCTGGTGCGCGAGGCGCGTGACAATGCCGAGGCACGTCGCTCGCTGGAATCGCTGAGCCGCAAGCTCCAGTTCACTGCCCGCCGGGCCGAAGCCGCCAGCCAGTCGAAATCGGAGTTCCTGGCCACGGTCAGCCACGAGATTCGCACGCCGCTCAACGGCGTCATCGGCATGAGCGACCTGCTCCTCGATCAGCCGATCGACGCCCAGTCCCGCGAGTATGCCCGAACCCTGCACGTCAGCGCGGCGCGCCTGCTGGAACTGATCAACGACATCCTCGACTTCTCCAAGATCGAGTCGGGCAAGCTGGAACTCGAGCGGCGTCCGTTCCGCCTGGCTGCGCTGATCGACGACGCCTGCGAACTCTTCGCACCGCGCGCCCGGGGCAAAGGCCTGGCGTTGGTGACGCAGATATCGCCGGTCCTGCCCGAGTCGCTCATGGGGGACCCGACCCGATTGCGCCAGGTGCTGCTCAACCTTCTCTCCAATGCCATCAAGTTCACCGAGCAGGGCGAAGTGCGTGTCGAGGCGACGCTGAGTGCGCAGGGGCGACTGAACCTGGCGGTCTGCGATACCGGTCCGGGCATCCCGGAAGACAAGCTGGCCTGGCTCTTCGAACCCTTTCGTCAAGGCGATGCTTCGACGGCCAGGCGCTACGGCGGGACCGGGCTCGGGCTCGCCATCTGCCGGCGCCTGGCCGAGGCCATGGGCGGCGCCATTGGCGTGGATAGCCATCCCGGCCGGGGCAGCCGTTTTTGGATCGAGCTGCCGCTGGAGCCGTCCCACGGCGAGCATGAGCCGGAAACGCCCGAGCCGGCAAAGTTGGAGCCGGCGGTGGGCGTCAGGGTGCTGCTGGTGGAGGACGACCCGGTGAACCAGCAGGTGGCGGTGGCCCTGCTCGAACGCCACGGCTGCCACGTCAGCGTGGTGGAGAGCGGCAGCCGAGCGCTGGAACTGGCCGCCAGCGAGACTTTCGACCTGATCTTCATGGACGTGCAGATGCCGGGCATGGACGGCCTGGAAACCACTCGACGCTTGCGCGCGGCCGGCGGCTGGTGCGCCAGGGTGCCGATCGTGGCCATGACCGCAGGCGGGCCGGGCGCCGAGCGCGAACGCTGCCTGATGGCCGGCATGACCGACTACCTGGTGAAGCCGCTGCGGCGCGACGAGTTGGCGGCCTCGCTCCGGCATGGCTTGTCGGGGAGAGCACTGCCCGGCACATCGGACCCGGCGCCGGCCGAGGGCTCGCCGGACGGCATCGTGGATGAGGACGTGCTCGTCGAACTGCAGGAAACGCTGGGGGCGGAGGCGCTCGCCACCCTGTTGGCCGTGCATCGCGAGCAGCTGCAGCAGCATGCCGAGAATCTTCACGCCGCCTGGGAGAGGGACGACATGGCGCGGTTGGAGCAGGGGGCCCATCGCATCAAGGGCGAATCGGGCAGCCTGGGCGGGCGCCGCCTGGCCGGCATCGCCCAGCGCCTGGAACGATTTGCCCGCGCCGAGCAGCGTCGCGAGGCGGCGGCCGAACTCCAGGTCCTGCTGGCCAGTATCCCCGTGACCCTGGCGGCGCTGGAAGGCTGGCTCGAGGCTCGGCGGGAGGAGCGCTAG
- the pqqD gene encoding pyrroloquinoline quinone biosynthesis peptide chaperone PqqD, whose protein sequence is MNACSVPALRRGWRLQWEAAQGRHVLLYPEGMVQLNDSAGAILSLVDGERDIAEVIDELSRRYPEGAGGELAQDVIEFFDEALRQGWIEYD, encoded by the coding sequence ATGAACGCCTGCTCGGTGCCGGCGCTTCGCCGCGGCTGGCGCCTGCAGTGGGAAGCGGCCCAGGGCCGCCACGTGCTGCTCTATCCCGAGGGCATGGTGCAGCTCAACGACAGCGCCGGCGCGATTCTCTCACTGGTCGACGGTGAGCGCGATATCGCCGAGGTGATCGACGAGCTCAGCCGTCGCTACCCCGAGGGGGCAGGCGGTGAGCTCGCTCAGGACGTCATCGAGTTCTTCGACGAGGCCTTGCGGCAGGGCTGGATCGAATATGACTGA